Within Fusobacterium gonidiaformans ATCC 25563, the genomic segment GTATAGAATAATTCAGCAAAAATACTCCATTTTAATAGAAAATAAAAAATCAAAGCAAGGGCTCCATTCGTTCCTAATCTCGAATCCTTCATAATTTCTAGAATTTTTTGTTTACTTCGATAGCTAAACATTCCATCAAAAGTATCTGCTAATCCATCTAAATGCAAAGCTCCTGTAATCGCTACTTCCAGTAGCAAAACTAAAACACTCAATAAAAAAGGAAAAGAAGAACCTGTCACAAAAGAAATTCCTCTTGCAAATAAATATAAAATTAAACCAATAACCAAACCGACAACAGGAAAAAATTTCATAGATTTTCCTAATTCTTCGGAATCAAATTCCATCTTTGGTACCGGTAATCTTGTCATAAAAGAAAATAATAATATTAGTCCTTTCATCCGTTCACCTCTATGCTTTCTACTTTAAACGTAATTTAGTGCCTGATACAATAAAATAAGACTCTTGAGCTTCATCTGCAACCAATTGATTAGCTCTTCCACAAATATCTCTGAAATATCGTCCAAGGGGATACGGTGGTACTAATCCCATTCCCAATTCATTGGATACTACAACTAAATCATACGATGTTTTTTTGATTTCTTCTAAAAAAGTAGAGATTTCTTCTAGAATGTATTTTTCTAATTCTTGCACTCTTTCTTGAGAAATATTATCCCAGTCTTCTTGCTCATCCAATAATAAGTTGCTGATCATATTAGTAATACAATCTAATAAAATAACTCCTCTCGTTGCTTCTTTCATAGAAGTTTTTACAACTTCGTATAAGTTACGATATGCTTCTAATGTATCCCATTCCTTTCCTCGACGTTCTACATGAAGTTTTACTCTTTCTTTCATTTCTTCATCAAACACGATAGCAGTTGCTAGATAAATTTTATGATCATAATGACGATCTAAAATATATTGCTCTGAGTGAGCACTTTTCCCGCTCCGAGCTCCTCCGGTAAAATAAACAATCCTACCCATAATGATCTCTCCTTTTTACTGTAAATCGTTCTTTTTATTATAACATTTCTACTAGTAAAATTCAAGATAACATCTATTTCTAAATTTTCTAAAAATATTCTCTCAAATTTTATTATTTTATTCTTTAAAAATGTATTTTTTCCGAACTCACCATTCTTATTCCTGAATATTTCTTATTTTTTTTAATTTTTTTAGAAAAAAACTTTCCTTTTTTGTTTTTTGTGCTATACTACTCTTTGTGAAAAGAAAAATTATTTTTTAAATGAAAAAGGGAGTGGAAAACAAATGAAAAAATTATTAGTACTTTTAGCTTTAATGTTAGGATTAGTTGCATGTGGACAAAAAGAAGAAGCTGCTCCAGCTGAAGAACAAACAGCTGTTGAACAAGCTGCTGAAACTGTTGAAGAAGCTGCTACTGAAGCAACTGAAACTGTTGAACAAGCTGCTGAAGCTACAACTGAAGCTGCTGCTGACGCTGCTGATGCAGTAAAAGATGCTGCTGCTGATGTAAAAGAAGCTGCTACTACTGACAAACAATAATTGTCTTTAAGCTAAAAACAAAAACCTCTTGAAAAATTCAAGAGGTTTTTTTATTTTCATTGCAAGAAAGATAAAAAAAGTATAGAATAGAGAAAAACTAAAATAAATAAGGAGACCAACTATGAAAAAAAAATCAATAAAAATATTTTTCTTAGTCTTATTTTCTAGCTTCCTAATCGCTTGTACTTCCACAGCTCCGCTAACAGGAAGAAACCAATTGAAATTAGTGAGTGATGAAAGCTTAGTGGCTCGTTCTGTCCATTCTTACAATCAGTTGATCCAACAAGCCAGACAACAAGGAAAATTAGCAAACAATACCAACAACGGTCGTAGATTAAATATGATAGGCAAAAGAGTTGCTTCTGCAGTAGAACGATATATGTATACCAACGGTATGGGAGATCGTGTTCGCTACTTAAATTGGGAATTTAACTTAATTGATAGTAAAGAAATCAATGCTTTTGCTATGCCGGGTGGAAAAATTGCTTTCTACTCCGGAATTATCCCTGTATTACAAACAGATGCCAGAATTGCCTTTGTTATGGGACATGAAATAGGGCATGTGATAGGTGGGCATCATGCAGAAGGATATAGTAATCAGCAATTAGCTGGATTAGCAACTACTCTCACTAACGTCATGGTCGGTGGAGCCGCTTCTTCTTTAGTCTCTGACGGTCTTTCCCTTGGACTTTTAAAATTCAATCGAACTCAAGAATATGAGGCTGACAAATATGGAATGATCTTTATGGCAATGGCAGGTTACAATCCGGCAGAAGCAATTCAGGCAGAAGCAAGAATGGCTGCTCTTTCTGAAAATAGTGGCTCTGATTTCCTATCCACTCACCCTGCAAACGATAAACGAATTGCCGCTTTAAAAGCTTTTCTTCCGGAAGCTATGAAATATTATCAAAAATAATGACTAAGACAGGCAAGAGTCTGTCTTTTTTATTGACAACTTCCTGTTTAAATGATAGAATCAAAAAACAAGACAGTTCATTGGTACCATCCTGTCTATAAACAAAACTAGGGCTATTTTTTATTGCAATTTTTTGGAATTGTACATGAGGGATAGACTAGTAGTCTATCCCTATTTTTTTATAAAGGAGAAATTTATGTATACACTAAGCAGTGAAGCCAGTTTTGATAGTGCTCATTTTTTAAAAGACTACATTGGAAAATGTAGAAATATTCATGGACATCGTTGGAAAGTAAAGATAGAAATATACGCAGAAAATTTACAAAGTGATGGAGGATTCCGTGGGATGGTTCTGGATTTTGGAGATATCAAAAAAGAACTAAAAGAAATCACAAACTATTTTGACCATGCCTTTATTCTTGAAAAAAATTCGTTAAAACCATCTCTTTTCAATGCTCTTGTAGAAGAAGGTTTTCGACTGATTGAAGTAGATTTTCGACCAACTGCAGAAAATTTTTCTAAATTCTTTTATGAACATTTTGAAAAAAAAGGTTTCCCCGTTCTTCAAGCAACAGTTTATGAAACTCCTAATAACTGTGCCAGCTACTCCAAGGGCGTGAGATGAGATGCCAAAATATAAAGTTGTAGAAATTTTTGAAAGTATCAACGGAGAAGGAAAAAAAGCAGGTCAACTTGCCCTTTTTATTCGTTTCCAATACTGTAATCTAAATTGTTCTTATTGTGATACCAAATGGGCAAATTCCAAGAATAGTCCTTTCACTTGGATGAGTTTGGAGGAAATTCTAAGTCTTGCAAAAGAAAAAAGAATCAAAAATATTACTCTGACCGGAGGAGAGCCCCTATTACAAACAGACATACGAAGTCTATTAGAAGCTTTTTCAAAAGAAAAACAGTTTGAAATTGAAATTGAAACCAACGGAAGTGTTCCCCTAGAAACATTTAGAAACATAGAAAACTCTCCCTCCTTTACCATTGATTACAAACTTCCAGAAAGTCATATGGAAGAATATATGTCCTTAGAAAATTTTTCTTCGGTCCATCGAAATGACACTGTAAAATTTGTGGTCTCCAATAGAAAGGACTTAGAGAAAGCAAAAGAAATCATAGAACAATATTCGCTAATCGGAAAATGTGCTGTCTATTTTAGCCCTGTCTTTGGAAAAATTGCTCTTCCAAGTATCGTAGATTTTATGAAAGAACATCATTTAAATGGAGTCAATATGCAATTACAAATGCATAAATTTATTTGGGATCCGGAAGAGAAAGGAGTATAAATGATAGATAAAAAAGCAATTCAAGAACATGTGAAAGGACTGTTACTTGCCTTAGGAGAAGATCCGAATCGAGAAGGACTTTTGGAGACTCCTAAACGAGTTGCAAATATGTATGAAGAAATTTTTGAAGGAATTCAATATAGTAACCAAGAGTTAGCAACGATGTTTGGGAAAACCTTTGAAGGGGACAGTGAAACAAACAGTGATGATATGGTCATCATTCGAGATATTGAAATTTTTAGTGTCTGTGAACATCACCTAGCCTTAATGTATGATATGAAAGTAACGGTAGCCTATATTCCGAATAAAAAATTATTAGGTCTTAGCAAAGTGGCTCGTATCTGTGATATGGTTGGAAAACGTTTACAGCTACAAGAAAGAATTGGAAGAGATATTGCTGAAATCATGCAAAAAGTAACTGACTCTGAAGATATTGCTGTTTTAATTCAAGGAAAGCATAGTTGTATGACAATGAGAGGAATTAAAAAACAACAAAGCATCACAGAAACAAGTTGTTTCTTAGGAAAATTTAAAGAAAATTTAGTCTTACAAAACAGACTATATCAACGATTATAGGAGGGAATATGAAAGTATTAGTTTTATTAAGTGGAGGTTTAGACAGTACAACTTGCTTAGCAATAGCAGTTGATAAATATGGTGCTGATCAAGTTGTTGCTTTAAGTGCTTCCTATGGTCAAAAACATACGAAAGAAATTCTATCTGCTAGAGCTATTGCAAAATATTATCAAGTAGAATTATTGGAACTAAATTTATCCAAAATTTTCAGTTATAGTAACTGCTCTTTATTGAGTCACTCTACGGAAGAAGTGCCACATCATTCGTATGCAGAGCAATTAAATCAACAGGAAGAAGAAATACTATCTACCTATGTACCATTCCGAAATGGACTATTTTTATCCACAGCAGCCAGCATTGCTCTGTCCAAAGAATGCTCCATTATTTTATATGGAGCCCATAGCGATGATGCCGCCGGAAATGCTTATCCTGATTGTAGCCCTGCTTTCAATGAGGCTATGAATACTGCCATCTATGAAGGAAGTGGAAGACAAGTAAAAGTCGAAGCTCCTTTTATTGGATTGCATAAAAAAGATATTGTAAAATTAGGTCTTACATTACAAGTTCCTTATGAGTTAACGTGGAGTTGTTATGAAGGAAAAGAACACTCTTGTGGAGAATGTGGAACTTGTATCGATAGAGAAAAAGCTTTTGAAGAAAATGGAACGATAGACCCTTTGGTAAAAATAAGAGGAGGAAAATAAATGAGAGAAACAGAAAATTTAAGTTTCCTAGGAAACCAAAATACGAAATATCCCCAGGACTATGCTCCTGAAATGTTGGAAACCTTTGAAAATAAACATCCGGACAATGACTATTTTGTCAAATTTAATTGTCCAGAATTTACAAGTCTTTGCCCTATCACAGGACAACCGGATTTTGCAAATATTGTAATTTCTTATGTACCGAATATCAAAATGGTAGAAAGCAAATCTTTAAAATTATATCTATTCAGTTTCCGAAATCATGGAGATTTTCATGAAGACTGTATGAATATTATCATGAAAGATTTAATCAAATTGATGAATCCAAAGTACATTGAAGTTTGGGGTAAATTTACTCCTAGAGGAGGAATTTCTATCGACCCTTACTGTAATTATGGTCAAAAGGGAACAAAATGGGAAGAAATTGCTTTTCATAGAATGGCAAACCATGATATGTATCCGGAAAAAGTAGATAACCGATAAAAAATCAGCCGATTGGAACCCACTTTTGTACTGACCCCCAAAAGTTGAACAAATTTAATTTAACTTACTAATAAGGATTGACTTCTGTAAGAAGCAGGAGTTAATCCTTTTAATTTTTCCTTTATTCTTTTGTTATTGTAATAATATATATAATTTTCTATTGCTTCTTTCAATTCTTCTAATGTTTTGTACTTTTCTTCTTGCTCATAAAACATTTCTGATTTTAATAATCCAAAGAAGCATTCCATTAATCCATTATCTAAACTATTTCCTTTTCTTGACATACTTTGAGTTATCTTCTTCTCTTTCAATCTTTTTTGATATGAATAATGCTGATACTGCCATCCTTGATCACTATGAAATATCAAATTTTCATAGTTTTCATTTTCTTTCAATGCTAAATTTAACATATGATTTATCTGCTCCAAGTTAGGACTGCGCGAAATATCATACGAAACTATATATCTTCCATAAGCATCTAATATTGGAGATAAGTATAGCTTTTCTCCTCTTAAATTAAATTCTGTTACATCTGTAAACCATTTTTGATTTGGAGCTGTCGCTTCAAAATCTCTCTTAATATGATTATCAGCTATTTTTCCTACTTGACCTTTGTATGAAGAATATTTTCTCTTTTTGCGGATAATACTTTGTAAATTAAATTTCTTCATAAGTCTTTGCACTTTTTTATGATTAATATTGAAACCTTGATTTTTTAATTCTAATGTTACTCTGCGATAACCATATCTTCCTTTATTCGCATAATAAATTTCTTTAATTTTTTCAATAATATCTTTATTCTTCTCATCAATATCTTTTTTATCAATATAGTAATAATATACTGATCTTGATATTCCAGCAATCTTTAATAGTATTTTGAAAGGATATTTAGCTCTAAGTTCTGCTATTACTTTTACTTTTTCTTCTTTTTTAGCTCCCTTTCTTGAACTAGAGCTCTCAATTTTTTTAAGTATTCATTCTCAGCTTTTAGATAAATTATTTCATCTTCTAATTTTTTAATCTTCTCTTTTTCAGATAATTCTTTATCGTTATTCTTAGTTTTAGTCATAGATTTAGGTTTCCTTCCCTTTTTCTTCTCTACAACATTATACCCATTTTCTTTAAATTTTGAAAGCCAATTATGTAAAACACCAGCAGAAATTAAACCAATATCAATAGCAACAGAATTTATAGACTCATGATTAATTAAAATTCTATTAATTGCCTGTAACTTAAATTCTTTTGAATAAGCTCTATTCTTACTTTTTCTTAAAATATTATTTCCATATTTACCAATTAAAGCAATTAAATATTTAATATTAGATTCATGAATATTAAAAGATTTAGCTAATGAAGAAATAGTTTCACCCTTTAATCTTCTCTCATATATTTCAATTTTATCTTCTCTTGTCAATTTACTCATGAAAAAACTGCACCTCCAATCTTGTGTCCAAGATTTTGGGTGCAGTTCATTTCTAAAAGTTTCCAATCGGCTTTTTATTTCTTACTTACTTTTACTTAATTTTCAATAAATCGTGGATTCTAACAACTCCTACAAATTTTCCTTCATGAAATACTGGCATGACTGAAATTTGATATTTCCCTTCTTCCATATAAGACAAAGCCTCATTTGCTAACATATCCTGTTCCACTTTTTTATACTGCTTTGTCATAATCTCTTCAGCATGAAAGGTAAAAAATTCTTCTTCTCTCGATAAAGCTCTTCGAATATCTCCCTCTGTGATAATTCCTACTAGTTCTTCTCCTTTCATAACACATAAAATTCCTAGACGTTTTTCATTCATTTTTACAATAACATCTTTCATTTTTGTATCTAGACTACAAAGAGCTAAATCTTCTCCTGTCTTCATTAAATTTTTCACTCGAGAAAGAAGTCTTCTTCCTAAGCTTCCTCCCGGATGGTACATAGCAAAATTTTGCGGTTGAAAATCTCTCATTTTCATTAAAATACCAGCTAAAGCATCCCCTAAAGCTAAGGCTGAAGTTGTCGAAGCCATCGGTGCTAAATTTAGCGGACAACCCTCACTATCTACTCCACAAAATAAGACAATCTCTGCCTCTTGTGCCAATCGTGAATTTGGATTTCCCGTCATAGCAAACACTCTTGCTCCTATATTTTTGATAGCAGGAATGATGTGCAAGATTTCATCACTCTCTCCACTATTCGAAATTCCAATTACAATGTCCTCAGGATTGACCATTCCCAAATCTCCGTGAAGTCCCTCCGTAGAATTCATAAAAATAGTTGTTGTTCCTGTTGAAGAAAGAGTTGCCGCAATTTTTTTTCCAATCGCCCCTGTCTTTCCAATTCCTGTAATAATTAACTTCCCTTTGCTTTCATAAATAATCTTTGCTGCTTCAATCAACTCCTGTCCCATAGAAGCTTTTAATTTTTCAAGGCCTTGAATTTCTGTATCAATAATTCCATGTGCAATAGCCAATATTTCTTGATTTTCCAACATAATGATTCCTTCTTTCCTAAATTTAATATTTGATTTTATCCGAAAATCATATTCACTATTAATAATACCACAATACCCACTGCCCATGCAACTGTACTTGCAATAGAATATAGTCGTAATTGTTCTTTTCCTTCCGTAATCCCAATCGAACGGTTAATTACCCAGAAAAAGCTATCATTAAAATAAGAAAAGAAAAGAGATCCTATACATGCTGCCAAAGCTGCAAATACTGGATTAACATCTAATTTGGCTATGATAGGTGCTGTAATAGATGCTGCTGTAATCATAGCTACTGTTCCACTTCCTTGTACAAATCTAACTAAAGTCGCAATTACAAATGGTAACAAAATAGCTGGTAAAGAAGTTTCTACTAAACTATTTGCAATGATATCTCCTACTCCACTATCTCGAATTAACATTCCAAAAGCTCCTCCAGCTCCAGTAATTAAAATAATCGTTCCTGCTGATTTAATTCCTGTTTCCACTTCTTCCATCATTGATTTTCTATCCATATTTTTCGCTAAACCATAAATGGTAAGGATTAAACCAATTCCTACTGCCAATACAGGTGTTCCCACAAATTGAATAAAATCAATCATCTTTCCTGTAAGAGACATTGTCTTAGAAATCGTTCCTAATAAAATTAGCAAGATAGGTACTACAATCGGAGAAAAGGCTAGAAAAGTAGAGGGTAACGAATCTTCGTCAAAAACTTTTTCCTGTTCTCCTTTATAGATATAATTCCTATCTCGAGTCCATCCTCCATCCTCTGTTGGAATTTGCCAAATTTTATTTCCTGAAAATTTTGCAAATAATAGACTTGCCATCATCATAGGAGCAGCAATCACAATTCCCCATAAAATAATACTAGAAACATTTACCCCAAAAATTCCAGCAACTCCTACTGGTCCAGGAGTAGGTGGCACCAAAGAGTGAGTAATTACTAATCCTGTAGCTAAGGCCAATCCTAAAGAGACAATTGATTTTTTTGTTTCTTTTGAAATTGCTTTTAATAAAGGGGTTAAAATAACAAAACCGGAATCACAGAAAATAGGAATAGATACTAGAAACCCTGTGATTGCCATTGCTAATTCTTCTCTTCCTTTCCCAAAAATTTTTAAAAAAGTCAAAGCCATTTTTTTCGCTGCCCCAGAGACTTCAAATAATTGCCCCATCATAACTCCAAAACCAATAATAATTCCAATACTTCCTAATGTTCCTCCAAAACCTTTGGTGATACTTTCAATAATTTTTGAATATTCTACCCCACCAATCAGTCCCACTAAAATAGTAGCAATAATCAAAGCCAAAAAAGTGTGAATTTTTGTTTTCATAATCATAAAAATCAAACAAAGAATTCCAATAAATAATCCTAATAAAATTTGTTGCTCCATGCTCTCACCCTCACTTGTATATTTGATTAGATTAAATATTTTTAAAATTTGGTGCATATTTTGCTGCTAATCTTACCGCTTCTATCATACTTATAGCACTAACAATTCCTTGACCTGCTATATCAAAAGCAGTTCCATGATCTACTGAAGTTCTTAAGAAAGGCATATCCAAAGTAATTGCAATCGTTCTTTCAAAATCATAAGTCTTCGTTGCAATATGGCCTTGATCATGATACAAAGATAAAACTGCCTGATACCTTCCTTGAAGAGCTTGATGAAATACAGAGTCAGCTCCGATAGGACCCACCACATCATAACCTAATTTTTGTGCTTCTTCTACAGCTGGAGTTACCTCTTCCACTTCTTCGTAACCAAACAATCCGTGCTCTCCAGAATGAGGATTTAATCCTGCTACTGCCATTTTTCCATTTACACCTAATTGTTTTAAAGCTTTCGTACATCTTTGTATGTATTCCAATACCCTCTCCTTGGTAATGGCATCACAGGCATTTCTCAAAGACATGTGTCTTGTTAAGAAAAAGACCCTCATATTTGCTACTTCAAACATAGTCAAAGGATCTCTTGAATTAGATAGATCCCCTAAAATTTCTGTATGTCCGATATAGTTTATATTCCCCGCTCTTAAGGATTCTTTATTGATTGGTGTTGTCGCAATTGCATCCACTTGATGACTCATCGCTAAATCAACACTTTTCTTGATATATTCAAAAGCTGCCTTTCCACACATTCCTTGTACTTTACCATATTCCATAATGTTAAGATCTATATTATGTAAATCAATAACATTCAAAATTCCATCTCGATAATCTCCATCTTCTACTTTTTCCATACTATGAATCTGCAAATTCACACCACAAATTTCAATAGCCTTTTCTAGTACTTTTCGATCCCCTATGACAACAAGATCACATAAATCTCTAATTTCTTCTGCCACTGCTGTTTTCACTACAATTTCTGGTCCAACTCCTGCTGGATCTCCCATTGGTACTGCTATTTTTGGTTTATTCATTTTTATCCTCCTTCTTATATATCACTTTTCATTTGATTCAAACATAATTTTATAGTATCTTCTTTTCCTACCATTCCTCCCTTGCTAACTAATTTCATATTTGAAAATTTTCCTCCTATAAGCCTTCCATAAGCTGCTAGTGGAATGACTTCTTCCTTTATTTCCACACCAATAGAATTTAGTTTTTCTAAAAGAGCTAATGTAATATCCCCTCCAGAACTATAAACTCCCTCAAATTTTTGTACTTCTTCTAATACCAAGGTTGCTGCTTCTGTCAAAGTATTGGAAATAATCTTCGAAATTTCTTCTACGCTGACTCCTTTCATTTTTGCAATTTCCGGTAAATTTAATTTTTCATCATTTCCAATAGGTGTTGTTGTTATCAAGAATAAATCATAACTGTCTATTCCTTTTTTTATCATAGATACTACTCTTTGAATTTCCTGCTGTCGACTCTCCTCTACAAAAAAATTGTTAGGATTCATTTTCTCTAAAAAAATCTCTTCGTGTTGTAAAATATGCTCAATTTGTTTTTTACTTGTTTCCGTGGCACTTCCAATAACCATTAAAATTTTCTTTTCTAAATTATTTTTCTTTTGCAATTCTTTCGTATAGTACATAGTAAATGGACCCGGATCAACGGTAATAATCTTTAAATTACTTCGATTCATAAGTCTTGCTATTTTTATAATATCTTCGTTCGTTACAGCATCAAAAATCAAAACTCTATTCTCTTTCCCATATAGCTCAATTTCTTTCACTAGCTTTTCTTCTTCTTTTGCAATATCTTGTAAACTAAAATAATGAGAGGAATATTTGCTTTGTTTTTGAATTAACTCTTCGACACAAGAAGTATTGACTGGAGTTTTAGGATCTCTTCCAGCATCAGAATTTTCTAGAAGTATTCCATTCACTAGCATAATTTTATTCACAACAATTCTTCCAGAATCCGGATAAGCCGGAACAACGACTGCAATTCTATCTTCTTCCAATTGTTCTAACATAGCATCCATTTCCGAACCTATATTTCCACGAAGAGTAGAATCAATTCTCTTGTTGTATAATAAAGTCTCCTCTGATTTCAAAAAAGAAACAGCGTCTTTTACTCTTTCATAAGCCTCTTCCTTAGAAATACCTCGACTATCTGTAGAATAAGAAATTACATCGG encodes:
- the cobU gene encoding bifunctional adenosylcobinamide kinase/adenosylcobinamide-phosphate guanylyltransferase — protein: MGRIVYFTGGARSGKSAHSEQYILDRHYDHKIYLATAIVFDEEMKERVKLHVERRGKEWDTLEAYRNLYEVVKTSMKEATRGVILLDCITNMISNLLLDEQEDWDNISQERVQELEKYILEEISTFLEEIKKTSYDLVVVSNELGMGLVPPYPLGRYFRDICGRANQLVADEAQESYFIVSGTKLRLK
- a CDS encoding M48 family metallopeptidase, translated to MKKKSIKIFFLVLFSSFLIACTSTAPLTGRNQLKLVSDESLVARSVHSYNQLIQQARQQGKLANNTNNGRRLNMIGKRVASAVERYMYTNGMGDRVRYLNWEFNLIDSKEINAFAMPGGKIAFYSGIIPVLQTDARIAFVMGHEIGHVIGGHHAEGYSNQQLAGLATTLTNVMVGGAASSLVSDGLSLGLLKFNRTQEYEADKYGMIFMAMAGYNPAEAIQAEARMAALSENSGSDFLSTHPANDKRIAALKAFLPEAMKYYQK
- the queD gene encoding 6-carboxytetrahydropterin synthase QueD, whose translation is MYTLSSEASFDSAHFLKDYIGKCRNIHGHRWKVKIEIYAENLQSDGGFRGMVLDFGDIKKELKEITNYFDHAFILEKNSLKPSLFNALVEEGFRLIEVDFRPTAENFSKFFYEHFEKKGFPVLQATVYETPNNCASYSKGVR
- the queE gene encoding putative 7-carboxy-7-deazaguanine synthase QueE, translating into MPKYKVVEIFESINGEGKKAGQLALFIRFQYCNLNCSYCDTKWANSKNSPFTWMSLEEILSLAKEKRIKNITLTGGEPLLQTDIRSLLEAFSKEKQFEIEIETNGSVPLETFRNIENSPSFTIDYKLPESHMEEYMSLENFSSVHRNDTVKFVVSNRKDLEKAKEIIEQYSLIGKCAVYFSPVFGKIALPSIVDFMKEHHLNGVNMQLQMHKFIWDPEEKGV
- the folE gene encoding GTP cyclohydrolase I FolE produces the protein MIDKKAIQEHVKGLLLALGEDPNREGLLETPKRVANMYEEIFEGIQYSNQELATMFGKTFEGDSETNSDDMVIIRDIEIFSVCEHHLALMYDMKVTVAYIPNKKLLGLSKVARICDMVGKRLQLQERIGRDIAEIMQKVTDSEDIAVLIQGKHSCMTMRGIKKQQSITETSCFLGKFKENLVLQNRLYQRL
- the queC gene encoding 7-cyano-7-deazaguanine synthase QueC, with protein sequence MKVLVLLSGGLDSTTCLAIAVDKYGADQVVALSASYGQKHTKEILSARAIAKYYQVELLELNLSKIFSYSNCSLLSHSTEEVPHHSYAEQLNQQEEEILSTYVPFRNGLFLSTAASIALSKECSIILYGAHSDDAAGNAYPDCSPAFNEAMNTAIYEGSGRQVKVEAPFIGLHKKDIVKLGLTLQVPYELTWSCYEGKEHSCGECGTCIDREKAFEENGTIDPLVKIRGGK
- the queF gene encoding preQ(1) synthase; its protein translation is MRETENLSFLGNQNTKYPQDYAPEMLETFENKHPDNDYFVKFNCPEFTSLCPITGQPDFANIVISYVPNIKMVESKSLKLYLFSFRNHGDFHEDCMNIIMKDLIKLMNPKYIEVWGKFTPRGGISIDPYCNYGQKGTKWEEIAFHRMANHDMYPEKVDNR
- a CDS encoding IS3 family transposase (programmed frameshift), giving the protein MSKLTREDKIEIYERRLKGETISSLAKSFNIHESNIKYLIALIGKYGNNILRKSKNRAYSKEFKLQAINRILINHESINSVAIDIGLISAGVLHNWLSKFKENGYNVVEKKKGRKPKSMTKTKNNDKELSEKEKIKKLEDEIIYLKAENEYLKKLRALVQERELKKKKKLKVIAELRAKYPFKILLKIAGISRSVYYYYIDKKDIDEKNKDIIEKIKEIYYANKGRYGYRRVTLELKNQGFNINHKKVQRLMKKFNLQSIIRKKRKYSSYKGQVGKIADNHIKRDFEATAPNQKWFTDVTEFNLRGEKLYLSPILDAYGRYIVSYDISRSPNLEQINHMLNLALKENENYENLIFHSDQGWQYQHYSYQKRLKEKKITQSMSRKGNSLDNGLMECFFGLLKSEMFYEQEEKYKTLEELKEAIENYIYYYNNKRIKEKLKGLTPASYRSQSLLVS
- a CDS encoding KpsF/GutQ family sugar-phosphate isomerase, which encodes MLENQEILAIAHGIIDTEIQGLEKLKASMGQELIEAAKIIYESKGKLIITGIGKTGAIGKKIAATLSSTGTTTIFMNSTEGLHGDLGMVNPEDIVIGISNSGESDEILHIIPAIKNIGARVFAMTGNPNSRLAQEAEIVLFCGVDSEGCPLNLAPMASTTSALALGDALAGILMKMRDFQPQNFAMYHPGGSLGRRLLSRVKNLMKTGEDLALCSLDTKMKDVIVKMNEKRLGILCVMKGEELVGIITEGDIRRALSREEEFFTFHAEEIMTKQYKKVEQDMLANEALSYMEEGKYQISVMPVFHEGKFVGVVRIHDLLKIK
- a CDS encoding GntP family permease, encoding MEQQILLGLFIGILCLIFMIMKTKIHTFLALIIATILVGLIGGVEYSKIIESITKGFGGTLGSIGIIIGFGVMMGQLFEVSGAAKKMALTFLKIFGKGREELAMAITGFLVSIPIFCDSGFVILTPLLKAISKETKKSIVSLGLALATGLVITHSLVPPTPGPVGVAGIFGVNVSSIILWGIVIAAPMMMASLLFAKFSGNKIWQIPTEDGGWTRDRNYIYKGEQEKVFDEDSLPSTFLAFSPIVVPILLILLGTISKTMSLTGKMIDFIQFVGTPVLAVGIGLILTIYGLAKNMDRKSMMEEVETGIKSAGTIILITGAGGAFGMLIRDSGVGDIIANSLVETSLPAILLPFVIATLVRFVQGSGTVAMITAASITAPIIAKLDVNPVFAALAACIGSLFFSYFNDSFFWVINRSIGITEGKEQLRLYSIASTVAWAVGIVVLLIVNMIFG
- the pdxA gene encoding 4-hydroxythreonine-4-phosphate dehydrogenase PdxA is translated as MNKPKIAVPMGDPAGVGPEIVVKTAVAEEIRDLCDLVVIGDRKVLEKAIEICGVNLQIHSMEKVEDGDYRDGILNVIDLHNIDLNIMEYGKVQGMCGKAAFEYIKKSVDLAMSHQVDAIATTPINKESLRAGNINYIGHTEILGDLSNSRDPLTMFEVANMRVFFLTRHMSLRNACDAITKERVLEYIQRCTKALKQLGVNGKMAVAGLNPHSGEHGLFGYEEVEEVTPAVEEAQKLGYDVVGPIGADSVFHQALQGRYQAVLSLYHDQGHIATKTYDFERTIAITLDMPFLRTSVDHGTAFDIAGQGIVSAISMIEAVRLAAKYAPNFKNI
- a CDS encoding four-carbon acid sugar kinase family protein, producing MAKYIIVADDLTGSNATCSLLKKVGLRAASIFQLPKTKIETTDVISYSTDSRGISKEEAYERVKDAVSFLKSEETLLYNKRIDSTLRGNIGSEMDAMLEQLEEDRIAVVVPAYPDSGRIVVNKIMLVNGILLENSDAGRDPKTPVNTSCVEELIQKQSKYSSHYFSLQDIAKEEEKLVKEIELYGKENRVLIFDAVTNEDIIKIARLMNRSNLKIITVDPGPFTMYYTKELQKKNNLEKKILMVIGSATETSKKQIEHILQHEEIFLEKMNPNNFFVEESRQQEIQRVVSMIKKGIDSYDLFLITTTPIGNDEKLNLPEIAKMKGVSVEEISKIISNTLTEAATLVLEEVQKFEGVYSSGGDITLALLEKLNSIGVEIKEEVIPLAAYGRLIGGKFSNMKLVSKGGMVGKEDTIKLCLNQMKSDI